The following proteins come from a genomic window of Haliaeetus albicilla chromosome 23, bHalAlb1.1, whole genome shotgun sequence:
- the HEPH gene encoding hephaestin isoform X1, with translation MMGSFWLLLLYIQMLSPMFVGGVTRVYYLGIHEVNWNYAPTGKNVLANQSIAHNLKASTFLQRGKDRVGSTYKKSVYKQYTDSTYTTEIPKPGWLGFLGPVIRAEVGDTIKVHLKNFASRPYTIHPHGVFYKKDSEGSLYPDMSPQDQKKDDAVFPGGNYTYAWTVPEDHSPTADDPNCLTWIYHSHIDAPKDIASGLIGPLLTCKKGILTGSSQRRQDVDIDFFLMFSVVDENLSWYLDENIALFCTDPGSVDKEDEEFQESNKMHAINGYVFGNLPEVTMCAGDYVSWHLFGMGNEIDVHTAYFHGEMLNIRGHRTDVASLFPATFVTADMIPSNPGRWLLSCQINDHIQAGMGALYEVRPCSWQAPASTLEGRVRKYYIAAKEVRWDYGPSGLDQSSGKRLSEAGSPAEQFFKRGPYRIGGVYWKAKYVEYTDESFREEKQQSEEEKHLGILGPVIKAEVGDTILVMFVNKASWPFSIQPHGVSYGKTWEGMRYHDGLSQNGVSVAPLHNFTYRWTVPKHVGPMSSDPPCLTWMYSSAVNPVKDPSSGLVGPLVICKPGTLDGNNKQKGIDKEFYLLFSVFDENLSWYLNANIKYYLRMEDTSVKKDDGFEESNRMHAINGFMFGNLPGLNVCEGDNVSWHLLGLGSEADVHGAVFQGNTLQVNGMRRDSTNLFPHTFATAFMQPDNSGIFEIYCQTSNHYQAGMRERYFVSKCGKRDPAPALQYQRVRTYYIVAEEVVWDYMPDRSWERERHNHSAESYADVFLSNENGLLGSRYKKAVYREYTDGTFQTPKARINGDEHLGLLGPFLWAEVGDILNIVFKNNATRPYSIHAHGVLERETGQPQVANPGDIVTYRWEVPERSGPGPNDSACVPWIYYSVVDPVKDMYSGLIGPLKICRRGALQSDGIRKDVKREFALLFLVFDENQSWYLEENVERYSKGNHKEINLLDDKFVESNKMHAINGRLYANLPGLTMFQGEWVNWYLLGMGQEIDVHTVHFHAETFMYKSGKSYRADVVDLFPGTFEMVEMLVGNPGTWLLHCHVSDHIHAGMEIVFTVLPRPEPALEVVNYSAELPPEDKDESQKIMVFGAKLAQGQIEATVITLAIAGIVLFLVACFLLGVVIYLERQKRLRRNRRSILDDGFKLMSKKNSGL, from the exons ATGATGGGATCGTTTTGGTTGTTGTTGCTTTACATCCAGATGCTGTCACCCATGTTTGTTGGCGGTGTCACCCGAGTCTATTACCTGGGGATCCATGAGGTGAACTGGAACTATGCTCCAACAGGAAAGAACGTACTCGCTAACCAAAGCATTGCACATAACCT CAAGGCCTCAACATTCCTCCAGCGTGGCAAAGACAGGGTGGGAAGCACGTACAAGAAGTCTGTCTATAAGCAATACACAGATTCCACATACACCACTGAGATTCCCAAACCTGGCTGGCTGGGGTTCCTTGGGCCTGTCATCCGAGCAGAAGTGGGGGATACCATTAAAGTACACCTAAAAAATTTTGCTAGTCGACCGTATACAATCCACCCTCATGGTGTTTTCTACAAAAAAGACTCTGAAG GATCCCTGTATCCTGATATGTCCCCCCAGGATCAGAAGAAGGATGATGCTGTTTTCCCAGGAGGGAATTACACCTATGCTTGGACTGTCCCTGAAGATCACAGCCCAACTGCTGATGACCCAAACTGCTTGACCTGGATCTACCACTCTCATATTGATGCACCAAAGGACATTGCATCTGGATTAATTGGGCCATTACTTACATgcaaaaaag GAATACTGACTGGCAGTTCTCAAAGACGCCAGGATGTGGACATTGATTTCTTTCTGATGTTCAGTGTGGTGGATGAGAACCTAAGCTGGTACCTGGATGAGAACATAGCATTGTTCTGCACAGATCCAGGCTCTGTAGACAAAGAGGATGAGGAATTCCAAGAGAGCAACAAAATGCATG CTATTAATGGTTATGTGTTTGGGAACCTCCCTGAGGTGACAATGTGTGCTGGGGATTATGTGTCATGGCACCTCTTCGGGATGGGCAATGAAATTGATGTTCATACAGCCTACTTCCATGGAGAAATGCTCAATATTCGAGGCCACAGGACAGATGTGGCCAGCCTCTTCCCAGCCACTTTTGTTACAGCTGACATGATCCCCAGTAACCCTGGGAGATGGCTACTGAGCTGTCAGATCAATGATCACATACAAG CTGGGATGGGGGCACTCTATGAAGTCCGGCCCTGTTCTTGGCAAGCTCCAGCATCCACCCTGGAAGGGAGAGTTCGGAAATACTACATAGCCGCAAAGGAAGTGCGGTGGGACTATGGACCTTCAGGGCTTGACCAAAGCAGTGGGAAACGGCTGAGTGAGGCAGGCAG CCCTGCTGAGCAGTTTTTCAAGCGTGGCCCCTACCGAATTGGTGGAGTCTATTGGAAAGCAAAGTACGTGGAATATACTGATGAGAGCTTCCGTGAGGAAAAGCAGCAATCGGAAGAAGAGAAACACCTTGGGATACTTG GTCCGGTGATCAAAGCTGAAGTTGGAGACACCATCCTGGTGATGTTTGTTAACAAAGCCTCCTGGCCTTTCAGCATCCAGCCTCATGGAGTGTCCTATGGGAAGACGTGGGAAGGGATGCGGTACCATGACG GTCTGTCCCAGAATGGGGTTTCTGTTGCACCGCTGCACAACTTTACATACCGCTGGACTGTGCCGAAGCACGTTGGGCCCATGTCCAGCGACCCTCCTTGCCTGACCTGGATGTACAGCTCGGCTGTGAATCCTGTCAAAGACCCCAGTTCGGGCTTAGTAGGGCCTCTGGTCATCTGCAAGCCGGGCACTTTGGATGGCAACAACAAACAG AAAGGGATCGACAAAGAATTTTACCTTCTCTTCAGTGTGTTTGACGAGAACCTCAGCTGGTATTTAAACGCAAACATAAAGTACTATTTGAGAATGGAAGACACTTCTGTGAAAAAGGATGATGGGTTCGAGGAATCAAACAGGATGCATG cCATCAATGGGTTTATGTTTGGTAACTTGCCTGGGCTGAATGTGTGTGAAGGAGACAATGTGTCCTGGCACCTTCTGGGCTTGGGCAGTGAAGCAGATGTACATGGAGCTGTGTTTCAGGGAAACACCTTGCAGGTGAATGGAATGCGGAGAGATTCAACCAATCTGTTCCCCCACACATTTGCTACTGCCTTCATGCAACCTGATAACAGTG GGATTTTTGAGATCTACTGCCAGACGAGCAATCACTACCAGGCTGGGATGAGGGAACGCTACTTCGTTTCCAAGTGTGGAAAAAGGGatcctgctcctgcccttcAGTACCAAAGAGTGCGGACATATTACATCGTGGCAGAGGAGGTGGTGTGGGACTACATGCCTGACCGAAGCTGGGAGAGGGAACGGCACAACCATTCTGCAGAGAG CTACGCCGATGTATTTTTGAGCAACGAGAATGGACTGCTTGGCTCCAGGTACAAGAAAGCAGTTTACAGGGAGTACACTGATGGGACTTTCCAGACCCCCAAGGCCAGGATAAATGGTGACGAACACCTAGGGTTACTAG GCCCTTTTCTGTGGGCGGAAGTGGGAGATATTCTCAACATCGTGTTTAAGAACAACGCCACACGACCCTACTCCATTCATGCGCATGGGGTGCTGGAAAGGGAGACAGGACAGCCACAAGTAGCAAACCCTG GTGACATTGTGACATACCGATGGGAAGTTCCTGAGAGATCTGGTCCAGGGCCAAATGATTCAGCCTGTGTTCCTTGGATCTACTACTCCGTGGTGGACCCGgtaaag GATATGTACAGTGGTCTGATTGGACCCCTGAAGATCTGCCGGAGAGGGGCACTGCAGTCCGATGGGATCAGGAAGGATGTAAAGAGGGAGTTTGCTTTACTGTTCCTGGTTTTTGATGAAAATCAGTCCTGGTACTTGGAGGAGAATGTGGAACGTTACAGTAAGGGAAATCACAAGGAGATCAACCTGCTGGATGACAAATTTGTGGAAAGCAACAAAATGCATG CAATCAATGGGAGGCTCTATGCGAACTTGCCTGGGCTGACCATGTTCCAGGGTGAGTGGGTGAACTGGTACCTGCTGGGAATGGGTCAGGAGATTGATGTCCACACAGTCCATTTTCATGCTGAGACCTTCATGTACAAG AGTGGCAAAAGCTACAGAGCGGATGTTGTGGATCTGTTCCCTGGGACCTTTGAAATGGTGGAGATGTTGGTTGGGAACCCTGGGACATGGCTGCTTCATTGTCATGTCTCTGATCATATCCATGCTGGTATGGAGATAGTCTTCACAGTCTTGCCTAGACCAG agCCAGCACTTGAAGTTGTAAACTACAGTGCAG AGTTGCCACCTGAGGATAAGGATGAGTCCCAGAAGATCATGGTTTTTGGAGCTAAGTTGGCTCAAGGGCAGATAGAGGCCACAGTCATCACTCTAGCCATTGCAGGAATTGTGCTTTTCCTGGTCGCCTGCTTCCTCCTGGGAGTGGTCATCTATCTTGAGAGACAAAAGAGGTTAAGACGCAATCGGAGGTCCATCCTGGATGACGGATTCAAACTCATGTCTAAAAAGAATTCAGGGCTATGA
- the HEPH gene encoding hephaestin isoform X2, giving the protein MVFSTKKTLKDQKKDDAVFPGGNYTYAWTVPEDHSPTADDPNCLTWIYHSHIDAPKDIASGLIGPLLTCKKGILTGSSQRRQDVDIDFFLMFSVVDENLSWYLDENIALFCTDPGSVDKEDEEFQESNKMHAINGYVFGNLPEVTMCAGDYVSWHLFGMGNEIDVHTAYFHGEMLNIRGHRTDVASLFPATFVTADMIPSNPGRWLLSCQINDHIQAGMGALYEVRPCSWQAPASTLEGRVRKYYIAAKEVRWDYGPSGLDQSSGKRLSEAGSPAEQFFKRGPYRIGGVYWKAKYVEYTDESFREEKQQSEEEKHLGILGPVIKAEVGDTILVMFVNKASWPFSIQPHGVSYGKTWEGMRYHDGLSQNGVSVAPLHNFTYRWTVPKHVGPMSSDPPCLTWMYSSAVNPVKDPSSGLVGPLVICKPGTLDGNNKQKGIDKEFYLLFSVFDENLSWYLNANIKYYLRMEDTSVKKDDGFEESNRMHAINGFMFGNLPGLNVCEGDNVSWHLLGLGSEADVHGAVFQGNTLQVNGMRRDSTNLFPHTFATAFMQPDNSGIFEIYCQTSNHYQAGMRERYFVSKCGKRDPAPALQYQRVRTYYIVAEEVVWDYMPDRSWERERHNHSAESYADVFLSNENGLLGSRYKKAVYREYTDGTFQTPKARINGDEHLGLLGPFLWAEVGDILNIVFKNNATRPYSIHAHGVLERETGQPQVANPGDIVTYRWEVPERSGPGPNDSACVPWIYYSVVDPVKDMYSGLIGPLKICRRGALQSDGIRKDVKREFALLFLVFDENQSWYLEENVERYSKGNHKEINLLDDKFVESNKMHAINGRLYANLPGLTMFQGEWVNWYLLGMGQEIDVHTVHFHAETFMYKSGKSYRADVVDLFPGTFEMVEMLVGNPGTWLLHCHVSDHIHAGMEIVFTVLPRPEPALEVVNYSAELPPEDKDESQKIMVFGAKLAQGQIEATVITLAIAGIVLFLVACFLLGVVIYLERQKRLRRNRRSILDDGFKLMSKKNSGL; this is encoded by the exons ATGGTGTTTTCTACAAAAAAGACTCTGAAG GATCAGAAGAAGGATGATGCTGTTTTCCCAGGAGGGAATTACACCTATGCTTGGACTGTCCCTGAAGATCACAGCCCAACTGCTGATGACCCAAACTGCTTGACCTGGATCTACCACTCTCATATTGATGCACCAAAGGACATTGCATCTGGATTAATTGGGCCATTACTTACATgcaaaaaag GAATACTGACTGGCAGTTCTCAAAGACGCCAGGATGTGGACATTGATTTCTTTCTGATGTTCAGTGTGGTGGATGAGAACCTAAGCTGGTACCTGGATGAGAACATAGCATTGTTCTGCACAGATCCAGGCTCTGTAGACAAAGAGGATGAGGAATTCCAAGAGAGCAACAAAATGCATG CTATTAATGGTTATGTGTTTGGGAACCTCCCTGAGGTGACAATGTGTGCTGGGGATTATGTGTCATGGCACCTCTTCGGGATGGGCAATGAAATTGATGTTCATACAGCCTACTTCCATGGAGAAATGCTCAATATTCGAGGCCACAGGACAGATGTGGCCAGCCTCTTCCCAGCCACTTTTGTTACAGCTGACATGATCCCCAGTAACCCTGGGAGATGGCTACTGAGCTGTCAGATCAATGATCACATACAAG CTGGGATGGGGGCACTCTATGAAGTCCGGCCCTGTTCTTGGCAAGCTCCAGCATCCACCCTGGAAGGGAGAGTTCGGAAATACTACATAGCCGCAAAGGAAGTGCGGTGGGACTATGGACCTTCAGGGCTTGACCAAAGCAGTGGGAAACGGCTGAGTGAGGCAGGCAG CCCTGCTGAGCAGTTTTTCAAGCGTGGCCCCTACCGAATTGGTGGAGTCTATTGGAAAGCAAAGTACGTGGAATATACTGATGAGAGCTTCCGTGAGGAAAAGCAGCAATCGGAAGAAGAGAAACACCTTGGGATACTTG GTCCGGTGATCAAAGCTGAAGTTGGAGACACCATCCTGGTGATGTTTGTTAACAAAGCCTCCTGGCCTTTCAGCATCCAGCCTCATGGAGTGTCCTATGGGAAGACGTGGGAAGGGATGCGGTACCATGACG GTCTGTCCCAGAATGGGGTTTCTGTTGCACCGCTGCACAACTTTACATACCGCTGGACTGTGCCGAAGCACGTTGGGCCCATGTCCAGCGACCCTCCTTGCCTGACCTGGATGTACAGCTCGGCTGTGAATCCTGTCAAAGACCCCAGTTCGGGCTTAGTAGGGCCTCTGGTCATCTGCAAGCCGGGCACTTTGGATGGCAACAACAAACAG AAAGGGATCGACAAAGAATTTTACCTTCTCTTCAGTGTGTTTGACGAGAACCTCAGCTGGTATTTAAACGCAAACATAAAGTACTATTTGAGAATGGAAGACACTTCTGTGAAAAAGGATGATGGGTTCGAGGAATCAAACAGGATGCATG cCATCAATGGGTTTATGTTTGGTAACTTGCCTGGGCTGAATGTGTGTGAAGGAGACAATGTGTCCTGGCACCTTCTGGGCTTGGGCAGTGAAGCAGATGTACATGGAGCTGTGTTTCAGGGAAACACCTTGCAGGTGAATGGAATGCGGAGAGATTCAACCAATCTGTTCCCCCACACATTTGCTACTGCCTTCATGCAACCTGATAACAGTG GGATTTTTGAGATCTACTGCCAGACGAGCAATCACTACCAGGCTGGGATGAGGGAACGCTACTTCGTTTCCAAGTGTGGAAAAAGGGatcctgctcctgcccttcAGTACCAAAGAGTGCGGACATATTACATCGTGGCAGAGGAGGTGGTGTGGGACTACATGCCTGACCGAAGCTGGGAGAGGGAACGGCACAACCATTCTGCAGAGAG CTACGCCGATGTATTTTTGAGCAACGAGAATGGACTGCTTGGCTCCAGGTACAAGAAAGCAGTTTACAGGGAGTACACTGATGGGACTTTCCAGACCCCCAAGGCCAGGATAAATGGTGACGAACACCTAGGGTTACTAG GCCCTTTTCTGTGGGCGGAAGTGGGAGATATTCTCAACATCGTGTTTAAGAACAACGCCACACGACCCTACTCCATTCATGCGCATGGGGTGCTGGAAAGGGAGACAGGACAGCCACAAGTAGCAAACCCTG GTGACATTGTGACATACCGATGGGAAGTTCCTGAGAGATCTGGTCCAGGGCCAAATGATTCAGCCTGTGTTCCTTGGATCTACTACTCCGTGGTGGACCCGgtaaag GATATGTACAGTGGTCTGATTGGACCCCTGAAGATCTGCCGGAGAGGGGCACTGCAGTCCGATGGGATCAGGAAGGATGTAAAGAGGGAGTTTGCTTTACTGTTCCTGGTTTTTGATGAAAATCAGTCCTGGTACTTGGAGGAGAATGTGGAACGTTACAGTAAGGGAAATCACAAGGAGATCAACCTGCTGGATGACAAATTTGTGGAAAGCAACAAAATGCATG CAATCAATGGGAGGCTCTATGCGAACTTGCCTGGGCTGACCATGTTCCAGGGTGAGTGGGTGAACTGGTACCTGCTGGGAATGGGTCAGGAGATTGATGTCCACACAGTCCATTTTCATGCTGAGACCTTCATGTACAAG AGTGGCAAAAGCTACAGAGCGGATGTTGTGGATCTGTTCCCTGGGACCTTTGAAATGGTGGAGATGTTGGTTGGGAACCCTGGGACATGGCTGCTTCATTGTCATGTCTCTGATCATATCCATGCTGGTATGGAGATAGTCTTCACAGTCTTGCCTAGACCAG agCCAGCACTTGAAGTTGTAAACTACAGTGCAG AGTTGCCACCTGAGGATAAGGATGAGTCCCAGAAGATCATGGTTTTTGGAGCTAAGTTGGCTCAAGGGCAGATAGAGGCCACAGTCATCACTCTAGCCATTGCAGGAATTGTGCTTTTCCTGGTCGCCTGCTTCCTCCTGGGAGTGGTCATCTATCTTGAGAGACAAAAGAGGTTAAGACGCAATCGGAGGTCCATCCTGGATGACGGATTCAAACTCATGTCTAAAAAGAATTCAGGGCTATGA